The following coding sequences lie in one Arthrobacter sp. SLBN-122 genomic window:
- the cycA gene encoding D-serine/D-alanine/glycine transporter translates to MAIHPPTSNGEPARNEAVNTPARSEPPHLERQLSNRHIQLIAIGGAIGTGLFMGSGKTISAAGPSVIFVYMIIGFMLFFVMRAMGELLLSNLNYKSFSDFAADLLGPWAGFFTGWTYWFCWVITGIADVIAIAGYSKELWPGLPLWIPGLATVGILLLLNLATVKAFGETEFWFALIKIIAIAALIIVGLFMIFTGFQSDAGTASFTNLWSHGGFFPNEFMGFVAGFQIAVFAFVGIELVGTTAAEAKNPERTLPKAINAIPVRVLLFYVGALVILMAVTPWTQFAAGHSPFIGMFSLAGLGAAATVVNLVVLTSAMSSANSGIYSTSRMVFGLAQEGDAPGMFGRLSTRKVPSNALFLSCVLLLSGVVLMYAGQDVGKAFEMVTTVSAVCFVFVWSIILASYISFRRRRPHLHAASKFKMPGGIPAVWVVYVFFAFVLWALTTQPDTLVALLVTPIWFVVLGVAWAILRRRPAHLARFEVFQAELRADQAAAGHNGGVDSGAAGHDVQEARK, encoded by the coding sequence ATGGCGATTCATCCCCCCACGTCCAACGGCGAACCTGCGCGCAACGAAGCCGTAAACACGCCCGCCCGCAGCGAGCCACCCCACCTTGAACGGCAGCTCAGCAACCGCCACATCCAGCTCATCGCCATCGGCGGAGCGATCGGCACCGGCCTCTTCATGGGCTCCGGCAAGACCATCTCCGCCGCCGGCCCCTCCGTGATCTTCGTGTACATGATCATCGGCTTCATGCTCTTCTTCGTCATGCGGGCCATGGGCGAACTGCTGTTGAGCAACCTGAACTACAAGTCCTTCAGTGACTTTGCCGCCGACCTCCTGGGGCCGTGGGCCGGCTTCTTCACCGGCTGGACCTACTGGTTCTGCTGGGTGATCACCGGAATCGCGGACGTGATCGCGATTGCCGGCTACTCCAAGGAGCTCTGGCCGGGGCTTCCGCTGTGGATCCCGGGCCTGGCCACGGTGGGCATCCTGCTCCTGCTGAACCTCGCCACTGTCAAGGCTTTCGGCGAGACCGAGTTCTGGTTCGCCCTCATCAAGATCATCGCCATCGCTGCCCTCATCATCGTGGGCCTCTTCATGATTTTCACCGGGTTCCAGAGCGACGCGGGCACGGCAAGCTTCACCAACCTGTGGAGCCATGGCGGGTTCTTCCCCAACGAGTTCATGGGCTTCGTGGCCGGATTCCAGATCGCCGTGTTCGCCTTCGTGGGCATTGAGCTGGTGGGCACCACGGCAGCCGAGGCCAAGAACCCCGAGCGCACGCTGCCCAAGGCCATCAACGCCATCCCTGTCCGCGTGCTGCTGTTCTACGTCGGCGCGCTGGTCATCCTGATGGCGGTCACCCCGTGGACCCAGTTCGCCGCGGGCCACAGCCCCTTCATCGGCATGTTCTCCCTGGCCGGCCTCGGCGCCGCGGCCACAGTGGTCAACCTGGTGGTCCTCACCTCGGCCATGTCCTCCGCGAACTCCGGCATCTACTCCACCTCCCGCATGGTCTTCGGACTGGCCCAGGAAGGCGACGCCCCCGGCATGTTCGGCCGCCTGTCCACGAGGAAGGTGCCCAGCAACGCGCTGTTCCTGTCCTGCGTCCTGCTGCTGTCCGGCGTCGTACTCATGTATGCCGGCCAGGACGTTGGCAAGGCCTTCGAAATGGTGACCACCGTGTCCGCCGTCTGCTTCGTCTTCGTCTGGTCGATCATCCTGGCCAGCTACATCTCCTTCCGCCGCCGCCGGCCGCATCTGCACGCGGCGTCCAAGTTCAAGATGCCCGGTGGCATCCCCGCCGTGTGGGTGGTTTACGTGTTCTTCGCCTTCGTCCTGTGGGCCCTGACCACCCAGCCCGACACCCTCGTTGCACTGCTGGTGACCCCCATCTGGTTTGTCGTCCTTGGCGTGGCGTGGGCCATCCTGCGGCGCCGTCCCGCCCACCTGGCCCGCTTCGAGGTCTTCCAGGCTGAACTTCGGGCCGACCAGGCTGCCGCCGGGCACAACGGCGGCGTGGATTCCGGCGCGGCAGGGCATGATGTCCAGGAGGCCAGGAAGTAA
- the glyA gene encoding serine hydroxymethyltransferase → MSGAAAAGTVAFEQVVSPSLNADLANLDPEIAAKIDDELGRQRDGLEMIASENHTAAAVMQAQGSVLTNKYAEGYPGKRYYGGCEHVDVIEQLAIDRLKALFGAGFANVQPHSGAQANASVMHALIKPGDTIMGLNLAHGGHLTHGMRINFSGKLYNVVPYGVREDTHTVDMAEVERLAQEHKPQLIVAGWSAYARQLDFAEFRRIADSVGAYLMVDMAHFAGLVAAGLHPSPVPHAHVTTSTTHKTLAGPRGGIILTNDADIAKKINSAVFPGQQGGPLEHVIAGKAVAFKIAASEEFRERQERVLSGARILAERLVQPDVTAKGISVVSGGTDVHLVLVDLRNCDLDGQQAEDRLAAIDITVNRNAVPFDPRPPMVTSGLRIGTPALATRGFGEDAFREVADIIAEALIADADADLSGLGHRVEELAKAHPLYPGIAPLA, encoded by the coding sequence GTGAGCGGGGCTGCAGCGGCGGGGACCGTCGCCTTTGAGCAGGTAGTCTCGCCCAGCCTGAACGCCGACCTCGCCAATCTGGATCCGGAGATTGCGGCAAAGATCGACGACGAACTGGGCCGGCAGCGCGATGGCCTGGAGATGATCGCTTCCGAGAACCACACTGCCGCAGCAGTAATGCAGGCGCAGGGCTCGGTGCTGACCAACAAGTACGCCGAAGGCTATCCTGGCAAGCGCTACTACGGCGGCTGCGAGCACGTCGACGTGATCGAGCAGCTTGCCATTGACCGGCTGAAGGCCCTGTTCGGGGCCGGCTTCGCGAATGTCCAGCCGCACTCCGGCGCGCAGGCCAACGCCTCGGTGATGCACGCACTAATCAAGCCCGGCGACACCATCATGGGCCTCAACCTGGCCCACGGCGGCCACCTCACGCACGGCATGCGGATCAACTTCTCCGGCAAGCTCTACAACGTGGTGCCCTACGGCGTCCGCGAGGACACCCACACGGTGGACATGGCTGAAGTGGAGCGCCTGGCCCAGGAGCACAAGCCGCAGCTGATCGTTGCCGGCTGGTCCGCCTACGCCCGGCAGCTCGACTTCGCCGAGTTCCGCCGCATCGCTGATTCCGTGGGCGCCTACCTCATGGTGGACATGGCGCACTTCGCCGGCCTGGTGGCCGCGGGCCTGCACCCGTCCCCTGTCCCGCACGCGCACGTCACCACATCCACCACGCACAAGACCCTCGCCGGTCCGCGCGGCGGCATCATCCTGACCAACGACGCCGACATCGCCAAGAAGATCAACTCGGCTGTGTTCCCCGGCCAGCAGGGCGGCCCCCTGGAACACGTGATCGCGGGCAAGGCCGTGGCGTTCAAGATCGCCGCATCCGAAGAGTTCCGCGAACGGCAGGAACGCGTCCTCTCCGGTGCCCGCATCCTGGCAGAACGGCTGGTCCAGCCCGACGTCACGGCCAAAGGCATCAGCGTTGTCTCCGGCGGCACGGATGTGCACCTGGTCCTCGTCGACCTGCGGAACTGCGACCTCGACGGACAGCAGGCCGAAGACCGGCTCGCCGCCATCGACATCACCGTCAACCGCAACGCCGTTCCCTTCGACCCACGCCCGCCGATGGTCACCTCCGGCCTCCGTATCGGCACCCCCGCCCTGGCCACCCGCGGCTTCGGCGAAGATGCCTTCCGCGAGGTTGCGGACATCATCGCCGAGGCATTGATTGCCGACGCCGACGCGGACCTTTCCGGGCTCGGTCACCGCGTCGAGGAGTTGGCGAAGGCCCACCCGCTCTACCCGGGCATCGCGCCCCTCGCCTGA
- the gcvP gene encoding aminomethyl-transferring glycine dehydrogenase, which translates to MTIHPHPTSFVDRHIGARRQADVDTMLKAVGYDSVDGLVDMAVPASIRQDTALRLTDALSEVEVLAELRRIAGRNKTAVQLIGQGYYDTVTPPVIRRNILESPAWYTAYTPYQPEISQGRLEALLNFQTMVQDLTALPVANASLLDEATAVAEAVLLMRRANKNKDAKDGRTVLDADCLPQTIAIVLGRAEALGFEVEIAELSKGLPDGAINGVVLQQPGVSGRVWDQSAVIAEAKDRGALVTVAADLLALTLITPPGEQGADIAVGSTQRFGVPLFFGGPHAAYMAVRKGMERTLPGRIVGVSRDNAGAPAYRLALQTREQHIRREKATSNICTAQALLAIVSSFYAVYHGPDGLKAIAEAVHGKARVLATALTSMGRELVSASFFDTLTVRVPGKAAKVITAAEARGINLRFIDADTVGVSVDETTTAATLSAVAVAFGAGPVGDAQGFELPGSLLRTSDYLQHPVFNTHRSETQLLRYIRKLSDRDLALDRTMIPLGSCTMKLNATAEMEAISWPEFASIHPFAPDSQTEGWRELISGLEADLAEITGYDQVSIQPNAGSQGELAGLLAIRGYHHSRGEQQRNVCLIPASAHGTNAASAVLAGMKVVVVATAADGTIDHADLQAKIEANKDVLSAIMITYPSTHGVYDSDVREVCDAVHAAGGQVYVDGANLNALVGLAQPGQFGGDVSHLNLHKTFCIPHGGGGPGVGPVAAKAHLAPFMPGDANKAAHEAGHGVAISASRFGSAGVLPISWAYVKLMGGDGLTEATKSALLAANYVASRLNEYFPVLYTGEGGLVAHECILDLRELTAKTGVTAEDVAKRLIDFGFHAPTLAFPVAGTLMVEPTESEDLAEIDRFIEAMITIHGEIQQVASGDFTLEASPVRNAPHTAAAVVSSDWDRAYPREQAVFPVASLRQDKYFPPVGRIDGAAGDRNLICSCPPLEAFEDSTAEFEN; encoded by the coding sequence ATGACGATTCATCCGCATCCAACATCGTTTGTTGACCGCCATATCGGCGCGCGCCGCCAAGCCGACGTCGACACCATGCTCAAGGCCGTGGGCTATGACAGCGTGGATGGCCTCGTTGACATGGCTGTCCCCGCATCCATCCGTCAGGACACTGCCCTCAGGCTGACCGACGCCCTCAGCGAGGTGGAGGTCCTGGCCGAACTCCGCCGGATCGCCGGCCGGAACAAGACCGCGGTCCAGCTGATCGGCCAGGGCTACTACGACACCGTCACGCCTCCGGTGATCCGCCGCAACATCCTTGAATCCCCGGCCTGGTACACCGCTTACACCCCGTACCAGCCGGAGATTTCCCAGGGCCGGCTGGAGGCGCTGCTGAACTTCCAGACCATGGTGCAGGACCTGACAGCCCTCCCCGTGGCAAACGCCTCCCTCCTCGACGAGGCGACGGCGGTGGCTGAGGCCGTGCTGCTGATGCGCAGGGCCAACAAGAACAAGGATGCCAAGGACGGCAGGACGGTGCTCGACGCCGATTGCCTCCCCCAGACCATCGCCATCGTGCTGGGCCGTGCGGAGGCGCTCGGCTTCGAGGTGGAAATCGCCGAATTGTCCAAGGGACTGCCTGACGGTGCCATCAACGGGGTGGTGCTGCAGCAGCCCGGTGTCTCCGGCCGGGTCTGGGACCAGTCCGCCGTCATCGCCGAGGCCAAGGACCGCGGTGCGCTGGTGACCGTGGCCGCGGACCTTTTGGCCCTCACCCTCATCACCCCTCCGGGCGAGCAGGGCGCCGACATCGCCGTCGGTTCCACCCAGCGTTTTGGCGTGCCGTTGTTCTTTGGGGGGCCGCACGCCGCTTACATGGCTGTCCGCAAGGGCATGGAACGGACCCTGCCCGGCAGGATTGTGGGCGTGTCCAGGGACAACGCCGGCGCCCCCGCCTACCGTCTGGCCCTGCAGACCCGCGAGCAGCACATCCGCCGCGAGAAGGCCACCTCCAACATCTGCACCGCCCAGGCGCTGCTGGCCATCGTGTCCTCCTTCTACGCGGTGTACCACGGCCCGGACGGGCTGAAGGCAATCGCCGAAGCGGTCCACGGCAAGGCCCGCGTCCTGGCCACCGCGCTCACCTCCATGGGCCGCGAACTGGTCAGTGCCTCCTTTTTCGATACCCTTACGGTCCGCGTTCCCGGCAAGGCCGCCAAGGTGATCACCGCAGCCGAAGCCCGCGGCATCAACCTGCGCTTCATCGACGCGGACACGGTAGGCGTCTCCGTTGATGAAACGACGACGGCGGCAACCCTGTCCGCCGTCGCCGTCGCCTTTGGTGCCGGTCCCGTGGGTGACGCCCAGGGTTTCGAGTTGCCCGGGTCTCTGCTGCGCACCTCCGATTACCTGCAGCACCCTGTGTTCAACACCCACCGCTCGGAAACCCAGCTCCTGCGCTACATCCGCAAGCTCTCTGACCGGGACCTGGCGCTGGACCGCACCATGATCCCGCTGGGATCCTGCACCATGAAGCTGAACGCCACGGCCGAGATGGAAGCCATCTCCTGGCCGGAGTTCGCCTCGATCCACCCGTTCGCCCCGGACTCCCAGACTGAAGGCTGGCGTGAACTGATTTCCGGACTGGAAGCCGACCTCGCCGAGATCACCGGCTACGACCAGGTGTCCATCCAGCCCAACGCCGGCTCCCAGGGCGAGCTCGCAGGCCTGTTGGCGATCCGCGGCTATCACCACTCCCGCGGCGAGCAGCAGCGCAACGTCTGCCTCATCCCTGCCTCGGCGCACGGCACCAACGCGGCCTCCGCAGTCCTCGCCGGGATGAAGGTCGTCGTTGTCGCCACCGCCGCTGACGGGACGATAGACCACGCGGACCTGCAGGCGAAGATCGAAGCCAACAAGGACGTCCTCTCGGCCATCATGATTACCTACCCCTCCACCCACGGTGTGTACGATTCCGACGTCCGCGAGGTCTGCGACGCCGTGCATGCTGCCGGCGGCCAGGTGTACGTTGACGGCGCCAACCTGAACGCCCTGGTCGGCCTGGCGCAGCCGGGCCAGTTCGGGGGCGACGTGTCGCACCTGAACCTGCACAAGACCTTCTGCATCCCGCACGGCGGTGGCGGACCGGGCGTCGGGCCTGTGGCTGCCAAGGCCCACCTGGCACCGTTCATGCCGGGCGATGCCAACAAGGCCGCCCACGAGGCCGGCCATGGCGTCGCGATCTCCGCTTCGCGCTTTGGTTCCGCCGGTGTCCTGCCCATTTCCTGGGCCTACGTGAAGCTGATGGGCGGCGATGGCCTGACCGAGGCCACCAAGTCCGCACTGCTGGCAGCGAACTACGTCGCGTCCCGCCTGAACGAATACTTCCCGGTCCTGTACACGGGCGAGGGCGGTTTGGTGGCCCACGAGTGCATCCTGGACCTGCGCGAACTCACCGCGAAGACCGGCGTTACCGCGGAGGATGTGGCCAAGCGCCTCATCGACTTCGGCTTCCACGCCCCCACCCTGGCCTTCCCGGTTGCGGGCACCCTGATGGTGGAGCCCACCGAGTCCGAGGACCTGGCGGAGATCGACCGCTTCATCGAGGCCATGATTACCATCCACGGCGAGATCCAGCAGGTAGCCAGCGGCGACTTCACCCTGGAGGCATCACCGGTGCGCAACGCACCCCACACGGCAGCCGCCGTCGTCAGCTCCGACTGGGACCGCGCCTACCCGCGCGAGCAGGCCGTCTTCCCCGTTGCCTCGCTGCGCCAAGACAAGTACTTCCCGCCAGTGGGCAGGATCGACGGCGCCGCCGGCGACCGGAACCTGATCTGCTCCTGCCCGCCCCTCGAAGCGTTTGAGGACAGCACAGCCGAATTTGAGAACTAA
- a CDS encoding L-serine ammonia-lyase: protein MAVGVFDLFSIGIGPSSSHTVGPMRAAAVFAEELKASGVLAGVGSLRVDLYGSLAATGHGHGTMTAVLLGLEGFHPELILPDEVEERLASIAETGTLNLAGAVPLPYGVKDMVLRPLTVLPRHTNGMTFTVSDAEGSVLHAATFFSVGGGFIVREGEEDAAQQELDASKQELPLPFRTAAELLEHCAVTGLGIADVMLVNEKASRDEEQIREGLLQIWSVMENCVATSLKREGVLPGGLKVRRRAPDWYDRLKKESAHTQDEEQHSGQEADWDAVRFDPRYWQEWVNLVALAVNEENASGGRVVTAPTNGAAGIIPAVLFYALHFAPGMDQASQADRDDVVVRFLLGAGAVGVLYKEQASISGAEVGCQGEVGSASSMAAAGLAEVMGGTPAQVENAAEIAMEHNLGLTCDPIGGLVQVPCIERNAIAAAKAINAAKMALWGDGTHRVSLDEVIITMRETGKDMSSKYKETAMGGLAVNVVEC from the coding sequence ATGGCAGTCGGAGTCTTTGATCTCTTTTCGATCGGTATTGGCCCTTCGTCTTCTCATACTGTGGGGCCGATGCGGGCTGCTGCGGTGTTCGCTGAGGAACTCAAGGCCTCGGGGGTGCTGGCTGGGGTGGGGTCGTTGCGGGTGGATTTGTATGGGTCGTTGGCCGCGACGGGGCACGGGCACGGGACGATGACGGCGGTCCTGCTGGGGTTGGAGGGGTTTCATCCGGAGCTGATCCTGCCGGATGAGGTGGAGGAGCGGCTGGCCTCGATCGCGGAGACCGGGACGTTGAACCTGGCCGGTGCGGTGCCGTTGCCGTATGGGGTGAAGGACATGGTGCTGCGGCCGTTGACGGTGTTGCCGCGGCACACGAACGGGATGACGTTCACGGTCTCTGACGCGGAAGGTTCGGTGTTGCATGCGGCGACGTTCTTCTCGGTCGGTGGCGGGTTCATTGTCCGGGAGGGTGAGGAGGACGCGGCGCAGCAGGAACTGGACGCGTCCAAACAGGAGCTGCCGCTGCCGTTCCGGACCGCCGCGGAACTGCTGGAGCACTGCGCGGTGACCGGGCTGGGCATCGCCGATGTCATGCTCGTGAACGAAAAAGCCTCCCGGGATGAGGAGCAGATCCGGGAGGGGCTGCTGCAGATCTGGTCGGTGATGGAAAACTGCGTGGCCACCTCGCTGAAGCGCGAAGGGGTGCTGCCGGGCGGGTTGAAGGTCCGCCGCCGCGCCCCTGACTGGTACGACCGGCTCAAGAAGGAATCCGCGCACACCCAGGACGAGGAACAGCACAGCGGCCAGGAGGCGGACTGGGACGCGGTCCGCTTCGACCCCAGGTATTGGCAGGAGTGGGTTAACTTGGTGGCGTTGGCGGTGAACGAGGAGAACGCCTCCGGCGGCCGGGTGGTCACCGCCCCCACCAACGGGGCGGCCGGGATCATTCCCGCGGTGCTGTTCTACGCGCTGCACTTCGCCCCGGGCATGGACCAGGCCAGCCAGGCCGACCGGGACGATGTGGTGGTGCGGTTCCTGCTCGGCGCCGGCGCGGTCGGGGTGCTCTACAAGGAACAGGCCTCCATTTCCGGGGCCGAGGTCGGCTGCCAGGGCGAGGTGGGTTCGGCGTCCTCGATGGCCGCCGCGGGCCTGGCCGAGGTGATGGGCGGGACCCCGGCGCAGGTGGAGAACGCCGCGGAGATCGCGATGGAACACAACCTGGGCCTGACCTGCGACCCGATCGGCGGGCTGGTCCAGGTCCCCTGCATCGAACGGAACGCGATCGCCGCCGCGAAAGCGATCAACGCCGCGAAAATGGCGCTCTGGGGCGACGGCACCCACCGCGTCTCGCTGGACGAAGTCATCATCACCATGCGCGAAACCGGCAAGGACATGTCCTCCAAATACAAGGAAACCGCCATGGGCGGCCTCGCCGTCAACGTCGTCGAATGCTGA
- the gcvT gene encoding glycine cleavage system aminomethyltransferase GcvT, translating to MTENYTALFEQHKKAGASFTDFGGWQMPLKYSSELAEHHAVRSAAGLFDLSHMGEVWVTGPDAAAFLDYALAGKLSAVAIGKAKYSLICDADGGIIDDLITYRRPAAQDGTDVFLVVPNAGNAAVVAKELLERSANFDVTVQDASAETSLIAVQGPNSEAILLKLVAAEQHALVRELKYYAAVEVELNGQDLLVARTGYTGEDGFEIYVPNVDAPALWEALLEAGDGSGLVPAGLACRDSLRLEAGMPLYGNELSRHVNAYAAGLGPVVSLAKESDFVGREALAAIRAAGVGSTIGQKLVGLKGTGRRAARAHYPVLKDGSLVGEVTSGQPSPTLGYPVAMAYVDVEFAEAGTVLDIDLRGKPERFEVVNLPFYKRQK from the coding sequence ATGACTGAGAATTACACCGCTCTCTTTGAGCAGCACAAGAAGGCCGGAGCCTCCTTCACCGACTTCGGCGGGTGGCAGATGCCGCTCAAGTACAGCTCGGAGCTGGCCGAACACCATGCCGTGCGCAGCGCGGCCGGCCTGTTCGACCTTTCCCACATGGGTGAGGTCTGGGTGACCGGGCCCGATGCCGCCGCGTTCCTGGACTATGCCTTGGCCGGCAAACTGTCAGCGGTGGCGATCGGAAAAGCGAAATACTCGCTGATCTGCGACGCCGACGGCGGCATCATCGATGACCTCATCACCTACCGCCGCCCCGCCGCACAGGATGGCACCGACGTCTTCCTGGTGGTTCCCAACGCTGGCAACGCGGCTGTTGTGGCGAAGGAACTCCTGGAGCGCTCCGCCAACTTCGACGTCACTGTGCAGGACGCCTCCGCTGAGACCTCGCTTATTGCCGTGCAGGGACCGAATTCCGAGGCGATCCTCCTGAAGCTGGTCGCGGCCGAACAGCACGCACTGGTCCGGGAGTTGAAGTACTACGCCGCCGTCGAGGTGGAACTTAACGGGCAGGACCTGCTCGTGGCGCGGACCGGCTACACGGGCGAGGACGGCTTCGAAATCTACGTTCCCAACGTGGACGCACCCGCCCTGTGGGAAGCACTGCTTGAAGCCGGCGACGGCTCCGGCCTGGTCCCCGCCGGACTGGCTTGCCGCGACTCCCTCCGCCTCGAGGCAGGCATGCCGCTCTACGGCAACGAGCTCTCCCGCCACGTCAACGCCTACGCTGCCGGTTTGGGCCCCGTGGTGTCGCTGGCAAAGGAGAGCGACTTCGTGGGCAGGGAAGCACTGGCCGCCATCAGGGCTGCCGGAGTCGGTTCAACCATCGGGCAGAAGCTGGTGGGCCTCAAGGGCACCGGCCGCCGCGCCGCACGTGCCCACTACCCCGTCCTCAAGGATGGCAGCCTGGTGGGCGAAGTGACCTCCGGCCAGCCCTCCCCCACCCTCGGCTACCCCGTTGCCATGGCCTACGTCGACGTCGAATTCGCTGAAGCCGGCACCGTCCTGGACATCGACCTCCGCGGCAAGCCCGAGCGCTTCGAAGTCGTCAACCTCCCGTTCTACAAGCGCCAAAAGTAA
- a CDS encoding LamB/YcsF family protein, with protein MDLNADVGQSFGPWTTGGDPAMFQLATSVNVACGLHAGDPVTMLDSCRAAYELDVTVGAHLGYRDLAGYGQRSLGMSFDELFGDVLYQLGALDGVAHAVGASVDYVKLHGALYGTTIHDAEQASAVVAAVNAYDPGLPFLGLPGSELLKQAKEAGHPVFVEAFADRAYLADGTVVPLSEENAVLHDVDAVVERAIRLATQGEVVAADGTVVALRPGSLRLQGGSPAAVEMAARIRAGLEACGVGLESFA; from the coding sequence TTGGATCTCAACGCTGACGTAGGCCAATCATTCGGCCCCTGGACCACCGGCGGTGATCCGGCGATGTTCCAGCTGGCCACCAGCGTCAACGTAGCCTGTGGCCTCCACGCTGGCGACCCCGTCACCATGCTGGACAGCTGCAGGGCGGCATACGAACTTGATGTCACCGTCGGTGCGCACCTGGGCTACCGGGACCTGGCCGGCTATGGGCAGCGCTCGCTGGGGATGAGCTTCGATGAACTTTTCGGCGACGTGCTGTACCAGCTGGGGGCGCTCGACGGCGTCGCGCACGCCGTGGGTGCCTCCGTGGACTACGTGAAGCTGCACGGAGCGCTGTACGGCACCACAATTCATGACGCCGAGCAGGCCTCCGCCGTAGTCGCGGCGGTAAACGCTTACGATCCAGGCCTCCCGTTCCTGGGCCTCCCGGGCTCGGAGCTCCTGAAGCAGGCCAAGGAAGCAGGGCACCCGGTATTCGTCGAGGCCTTCGCGGACCGCGCCTACCTCGCCGATGGCACCGTGGTGCCGCTCTCCGAGGAAAATGCAGTCCTTCACGACGTCGATGCAGTGGTTGAGCGGGCTATCCGCCTGGCCACGCAAGGCGAAGTGGTGGCTGCGGACGGCACGGTGGTAGCGCTCCGGCCCGGCTCACTGCGTCTTCAGGGCGGGAGCCCCGCGGCGGTAGAGATGGCGGCCAGGATCAGGGCAGGACTCGAAGCTTGCGGCGTAGGACTGGAGTCTTTCGCATAG
- the gcvH gene encoding glycine cleavage system protein GcvH has translation MSKVVSELKYSAEHEWVAVDGSGPAGIGISAVAADALGDIVYVDLPEVGSTVTAGDTCGEVESTKSVSDLYAPVTGEVIEINDGVVSDPALINSDPYGAGWLFKVAVTEEGPLMSAAEYAAANGGEL, from the coding sequence ATGAGCAAAGTTGTTTCTGAACTGAAGTACTCCGCCGAACACGAGTGGGTTGCGGTTGACGGATCCGGCCCTGCAGGGATCGGGATTTCCGCCGTGGCTGCCGATGCCCTGGGTGACATCGTGTACGTTGACCTTCCCGAGGTCGGCTCCACGGTGACGGCCGGCGATACCTGCGGCGAGGTGGAATCCACCAAATCCGTCTCCGACCTCTATGCCCCGGTAACCGGTGAGGTCATCGAGATCAATGACGGCGTGGTCTCGGACCCCGCCCTGATCAACAGCGACCCCTACGGCGCCGGGTGGCTCTTCAAGGTGGCCGTTACCGAGGAAGGCCCGCTGATGTCGGCCGCGGAGTACGCAGCAGCGAACGGCGGCGAGCTGTGA